A genomic segment from Methanobrevibacter ruminantium encodes:
- a CDS encoding pyridoxamine 5'-phosphate oxidase family protein — MFREMRRKKQALSEEECIEILINEPRGVLAVLGDDDYPYAVPLSHVYVDGKIYFHGTIKESHKRDAIEKHDKVSYCVMNKGIKAEDDWWYTFKSVIVFGKMRTIKDKDTKIEKLTHLGNKFFPSEEETKSEIDKLLDVTELYEITIEHMSGKIVEEK, encoded by the coding sequence ATGTTTAGAGAAATGAGAAGAAAGAAACAGGCATTAAGTGAAGAGGAATGCATAGAAATTTTAATTAACGAACCTCGTGGTGTCTTAGCAGTGCTTGGAGATGACGATTATCCTTATGCTGTACCATTAAGTCATGTTTATGTAGATGGAAAGATATACTTCCATGGAACTATAAAGGAAAGCCATAAAAGAGATGCAATCGAAAAGCATGATAAGGTATCCTATTGCGTGATGAATAAAGGCATAAAAGCAGAGGATGACTGGTGGTACACATTCAAAAGCGTGATTGTCTTTGGAAAAATGAGAACAATCAAGGACAAAGATACAAAAATAGAAAAATTGACTCATTTAGGAAACAAGTTCTTCCCAAGTGAAGAAGAGACCAAGTCAGAAATAGACAAGCTTTTGGATGTTACAGAACTTTATGAAATCACAATAGAGCATATGAGTGGAAAGATAGTTGAAGAAAAATAA
- a CDS encoding DUF4013 domain-containing protein, with the protein MILDIYKDSLEYSAKDLKTLLVLGVTYFLSFLLLPMFLIYGYSYRVTKISVEGMINGNDPLPAFDNIIDMFVDGIKVVLVYLIYLIVPFIVFILFAAVSSSIGGYGESALMAIGSVITVVLILFAYIMSMFGVAHMANNGDSLSKAFDYKEIIEIIKSVGVTRSLGAYIGLIIICVAIYAVVFLLILFVFGFFGIFTGTLGFDMAAGGIFVAGFFIAYFVMLFIVGPYTMIMQSRVSGLLYNLN; encoded by the coding sequence ATGATATTAGATATTTATAAGGATTCTTTAGAATATTCTGCTAAAGACTTAAAGACTTTATTGGTATTGGGAGTAACATACTTCTTAAGTTTCCTTTTGCTTCCAATGTTCTTGATTTACGGTTATTCATACAGAGTTACTAAAATCTCTGTAGAAGGTATGATCAATGGAAATGATCCATTGCCTGCATTTGATAACATCATTGACATGTTTGTAGACGGTATAAAGGTGGTTCTGGTCTATCTGATTTACTTGATAGTTCCATTTATAGTATTCATCTTGTTTGCAGCAGTATCCAGCTCAATCGGAGGATATGGTGAATCTGCATTAATGGCAATAGGGTCTGTTATCACTGTTGTGCTAATCTTATTCGCTTACATTATGAGCATGTTTGGAGTGGCACATATGGCAAATAATGGCGATTCCTTATCTAAAGCGTTTGATTATAAGGAAATAATTGAAATCATCAAATCTGTTGGAGTTACAAGAAGCTTAGGAGCTTACATTGGTTTAATCATTATTTGTGTAGCAATTTATGCAGTTGTTTTCCTCTTGATCTTATTCGTATTCGGATTCTTCGGGATATTTACCGGAACTTTAGGATTTGATATGGCAGCTGGTGGAATATTTGTTGCAGGATTCTTTATAGCTTACTTCGTAATGTTGTTTATTGTAGGTCCTTACACCATGATAATGCAATCAAGAGTAAGCGGATTGTTATACAATCTCAATTAG
- the purB gene encoding adenylosuccinate lyase → MAIHPIEFRYGTPEMKRIWEQENKQQRMLDIESALAQAEGELGIIPKEFADEIKAKANTKFVTVERVSEIEAETKHDIASLSKGLSEVCEGEAGEYVHFGATSNDIVDSSNSLLLKDSIEVLEEKIERLTKIILKLAEENKMKVCIGRTHGQHALPTTYGMKFAIWADELHRQYDRLLHAKENVCLGMMDGAVGTTAALGTQGWEVHKKVSEILGLKPAPITNQVLQRDNHVEFVATLANIATTLSKIALEVRNLQRTEIQELGEFFDPEKQVGSSTMPHKMNPITAERICGVARIVKSYVNAAMENNPLWHERDLTNSSCERIMFPEACILTDYILNLTIKLMNNLIFYDENIERNLNFTNGLIMAERLMAELTRAGMGKQTAYGVARKNAIKANKEKLLLADLILEDPDASQFLTKEDVERIMDPHTYIGSAPIIVDEIIESSKDWF, encoded by the coding sequence ATGGCAATACATCCAATAGAATTTAGATATGGAACTCCAGAAATGAAAAGAATCTGGGAACAAGAAAACAAGCAGCAAAGAATGTTAGATATTGAATCTGCATTGGCTCAAGCTGAAGGAGAGCTTGGTATCATACCAAAGGAATTTGCAGATGAAATCAAGGCAAAAGCAAATACCAAATTTGTTACCGTAGAACGTGTAAGTGAAATTGAAGCAGAAACCAAACACGATATCGCTTCCCTTTCAAAAGGATTAAGTGAAGTATGCGAAGGAGAAGCAGGAGAATATGTTCATTTTGGAGCAACCTCCAATGATATTGTAGACAGTTCAAACTCATTGCTTTTAAAGGATTCAATTGAAGTATTGGAAGAGAAAATCGAAAGATTAACTAAAATTATTCTTAAATTAGCTGAAGAGAACAAGATGAAAGTCTGCATTGGCCGTACCCATGGTCAACATGCACTTCCAACCACTTATGGTATGAAATTTGCAATCTGGGCAGATGAATTGCACAGGCAATACGACAGATTATTGCATGCAAAGGAAAATGTCTGTCTTGGTATGATGGACGGTGCTGTAGGAACCACCGCTGCACTTGGAACCCAAGGTTGGGAAGTTCATAAGAAAGTATCTGAAATTCTTGGACTCAAACCTGCTCCAATCACTAACCAAGTATTGCAAAGGGACAATCATGTTGAATTCGTAGCAACCCTTGCTAACATTGCAACTACCTTAAGCAAAATAGCTCTTGAGGTTAGAAACTTGCAAAGAACTGAAATTCAAGAGTTAGGAGAATTCTTCGACCCTGAAAAGCAAGTTGGAAGTAGTACCATGCCGCATAAGATGAACCCAATTACTGCAGAACGTATTTGTGGTGTTGCAAGAATCGTGAAATCATATGTAAATGCAGCAATGGAAAACAACCCACTCTGGCACGAAAGGGACTTGACTAACTCTTCCTGTGAAAGAATCATGTTCCCTGAAGCTTGTATTCTAACTGATTACATTCTCAACTTAACAATCAAGTTAATGAACAATCTCATCTTCTATGATGAAAACATTGAAAGAAACCTCAATTTCACAAATGGATTGATCATGGCAGAAAGATTGATGGCAGAACTTACCAGAGCAGGAATGGGTAAGCAAACCGCTTATGGAGTAGCAAGAAAGAACGCCATCAAAGCAAACAAGGAAAAATTGCTACTTGCAGACCTAATCCTTGAAGATCCTGATGCAAGCCAATTCTTAACAAAAGAAGATGTTGAAAGAATCATGGATCCTCATACCTACATTGGTTCTGCACCAATAATCGTTGATGAGATTATAGAATCATCTAAAGACTGGTTTTAA
- a CDS encoding CPBP family intramembrane glutamic endopeptidase, producing the protein MIRLNDFLDKLSIIKVLSFFLLIILVFTLIPMVFKIHLGSLFFKFILYGIMLLFFAYELNKIDFDEISFKAALRKEYDSIFKVSDICHISFIVIANILFVSAVYFILRYLSHLSIIHFNSPLFGDFRALGIAILVLYLFTVVILAPIIEELLFRGLFLRRFNKELNVTSAILISSVLFGICHNFGGILGAILFGICVSILYIKSKNILEPIFAHFLNNLLSFLLALSGVEYLIQSNLIIIFLIIILAIVSNFVLFKAIFSEWPESME; encoded by the coding sequence ATGATTCGATTAAATGATTTTTTAGATAAATTATCCATAATTAAGGTTTTATCCTTCTTTTTATTGATTATATTAGTTTTTACCTTGATTCCGATGGTCTTTAAGATTCATTTGGGGAGCTTATTTTTCAAATTCATCTTGTATGGAATCATGCTGCTCTTTTTTGCTTATGAGTTAAATAAAATTGATTTTGATGAAATCTCATTTAAAGCTGCTTTAAGAAAAGAGTATGATTCTATATTCAAGGTCTCTGATATTTGTCATATTTCATTTATTGTAATCGCAAATATCCTATTTGTTTCAGCGGTTTATTTTATATTGAGATATTTAAGCCATTTGTCAATAATCCACTTCAATTCTCCTCTTTTTGGAGATTTCAGAGCATTGGGCATTGCAATATTGGTTCTTTACCTTTTCACTGTAGTTATACTCGCTCCGATTATAGAAGAGTTATTGTTTAGAGGATTATTCTTAAGAAGATTCAATAAGGAATTGAATGTGACATCAGCTATTTTAATCTCTTCAGTGTTGTTTGGTATTTGCCATAACTTTGGAGGAATTTTAGGAGCTATACTATTCGGTATTTGCGTTTCAATTCTTTATATAAAGTCTAAAAATATATTGGAGCCTATATTTGCTCACTTTTTGAATAATCTCTTATCATTCCTTCTTGCATTAAGCGGAGTCGAATACTTGATTCAGTCCAATTTGATAATAATTTTCTTGATAATCATTTTAGCCATTGTCTCTAATTTTGTCTTGTTTAAGGCAATTTTCAGTGAATGGCCTGAGAGTATGGAATAG
- a CDS encoding GNAT family N-acetyltransferase encodes MAKKNTKEKIFDVSIDLFSQYGYDGVSIRQIAKEVGIKESSIYNHYQSKESILESILSYYINEMLKEEAPVMQPKENLNMDFDHFYKEGIDRFISKLSEEKMMKITRIFLVESYHNEKIKKFVKEAIIGYAINGWEDLFNLMKEMNFIKKDADIKQLAESFYYYGLFLLYEHFIINYPEDDEKFLIDFKRRTTNHMKILFNSVKIDAKDKGKDYDLKNRENDESYNKTIRLEEEKDYLKVENLVRDAFWNVYRPGAYEHYIVHNLRDDSSFIKDLAYIIEENDEIIGHINYSNGRLNLYKENRYGVDIKVSEGSGKATVLGPIAIDSEYQSNGYGSKLIRHTLKLAEDMNIPFIFVIGDEEYYSRFGFESASKYNIYLEETDTEDENPFFMIKILNGNENTLKNRDYDKGIFYNPEVFDVDEKRVDEFDENFEYKEKKVLEGQLDI; translated from the coding sequence ATGGCTAAAAAGAATACAAAAGAAAAGATATTTGATGTTTCCATTGACTTATTCTCACAATATGGATATGATGGGGTTTCTATACGGCAAATAGCTAAGGAAGTTGGAATAAAGGAAAGCTCCATTTATAATCACTATCAAAGCAAGGAATCAATATTAGAATCCATATTAAGCTATTACATTAACGAAATGCTAAAGGAAGAGGCTCCTGTAATGCAACCTAAGGAAAATCTGAATATGGATTTTGACCATTTCTATAAGGAAGGAATCGATAGATTCATCTCAAAACTCTCTGAAGAGAAGATGATGAAGATTACAAGGATATTCCTGGTTGAATCCTATCATAACGAAAAGATAAAGAAATTTGTAAAGGAAGCAATTATAGGGTATGCAATCAATGGCTGGGAAGACCTCTTTAATCTAATGAAAGAAATGAACTTCATCAAGAAGGATGCTGACATAAAACAACTTGCAGAATCATTCTATTACTATGGATTATTCCTATTGTACGAACACTTCATAATAAATTATCCAGAAGATGATGAGAAATTCCTAATTGATTTCAAAAGAAGAACAACAAATCATATGAAAATACTCTTCAATTCCGTAAAGATTGATGCTAAAGATAAGGGCAAGGATTATGATTTAAAAAATAGGGAAAATGATGAATCCTACAATAAAACAATCAGATTGGAAGAGGAAAAGGACTATCTAAAAGTTGAAAATCTTGTAAGAGATGCCTTTTGGAACGTTTATCGCCCAGGAGCTTATGAGCATTATATAGTCCATAACTTAAGAGATGATTCAAGTTTCATAAAGGACTTGGCATACATAATAGAGGAAAATGATGAAATCATCGGCCATATAAACTATTCAAACGGCAGATTGAATCTTTATAAGGAAAATAGATATGGAGTGGACATTAAAGTCAGTGAAGGAAGTGGAAAGGCAACTGTCCTTGGACCAATAGCTATCGATTCGGAATATCAAAGCAATGGCTATGGATCAAAATTAATAAGACATACATTAAAGCTCGCAGAAGATATGAACATCCCATTTATCTTTGTAATAGGTGATGAGGAATACTACAGCAGATTCGGTTTCGAAAGTGCATCAAAATACAATATTTACCTTGAAGAAACAGACACTGAAGATGAAAATCCATTTTTCATGATAAAAATATTGAATGGAAATGAGAATACTTTAAAGAATCGGGATTATGATAAGGGAATATTCTACAATCCAGAAGTATTTGATGTTGATGAGAAGAGGGTAGATGAATTTGATGAAAACTTTGAATATAAGGAAAAGAAGGTTCTTGAAGGACAATTAGACATATAA
- a CDS encoding tRNA threonylcarbamoyladenosine dehydratase — MDEKFLRTEMLIGKEGMEKLKNAKVAVFGLGGVGSFVCEGLARSGVGNFVLVDFDKVDESNINRQIIATTKTIGRNKVDVMKERILDINPEANVEIYNEFYLADSESDVITEDLSYVVDCVDTIMAKIAIICKSNEIDVPLMSCMGTGNKLDPTSFEIDDIYKTSYCPLARIMKKDLKKRNIKKLKVLYSKEHPINTNDCEINQNEKKHKVKGSVSFMPPVAGLMIAGEVIKDIAIR, encoded by the coding sequence ATGGATGAGAAGTTTTTAAGAACAGAAATGTTAATTGGAAAGGAAGGGATGGAAAAACTAAAGAATGCCAAGGTAGCTGTTTTTGGCCTTGGTGGTGTCGGTTCCTTCGTTTGTGAAGGACTTGCAAGAAGCGGAGTAGGCAATTTTGTTCTGGTGGATTTCGATAAGGTTGATGAGAGCAATATCAACAGGCAGATAATAGCTACAACAAAAACAATCGGCAGAAACAAGGTTGATGTCATGAAAGAGAGAATCTTGGATATCAATCCTGAAGCCAATGTTGAAATTTATAATGAGTTCTACTTGGCTGATAGCGAATCTGATGTCATTACAGAGGATTTGTCATATGTCGTTGACTGTGTTGACACTATAATGGCAAAGATTGCAATCATATGCAAATCCAATGAAATTGATGTTCCACTCATGTCCTGTATGGGAACTGGAAACAAGTTGGATCCTACAAGTTTTGAAATAGATGACATTTACAAGACTTCCTATTGTCCGCTTGCTAGAATAATGAAAAAAGATTTGAAAAAGAGAAATATAAAGAAGTTAAAGGTATTGTATTCAAAGGAACATCCTATAAACACAAATGATTGTGAAATAAATCAAAATGAAAAGAAGCATAAAGTCAAGGGCAGTGTTTCCTTTATGCCCCCTGTAGCAGGATTAATGATTGCTGGTGAGGTAATAAAGGATATTGCCATCAGATGA
- a CDS encoding TatD family hydrolase produces the protein MIIDTHCHIYNSEMENAEEIIKEAQKNNIILILNGTDLESNEEALKLSEDYENVYAALGYFYTLADEITDEDIAILDNQLEKDKVIAVGEIGLDYYKGKENKDKQIELFEKMLNLAEKHELPIIVHSRKAMQDTYDILKKHNVVGSMHSYQGSCEMAVEFIKLGFYIGVGGTVTYKNNKKARKMLNKIGIGHVLLETDSPYLPPEEKRGEMNTPLNIKYVIKKIAEELDIEESEVIEITAENAKKLFEIT, from the coding sequence ATGATCATCGATACACATTGCCATATTTACAATAGTGAAATGGAAAATGCAGAGGAAATAATAAAAGAGGCTCAAAAGAACAATATTATCTTAATATTGAATGGCACTGACCTTGAAAGCAATGAAGAAGCATTGAAATTGTCAGAAGATTATGAGAATGTCTATGCCGCTTTAGGATACTTTTACACTCTTGCAGATGAAATCACAGATGAAGACATTGCGATATTGGATAATCAACTAGAAAAGGATAAGGTCATCGCTGTAGGGGAAATAGGCCTTGATTATTACAAAGGAAAAGAAAATAAGGATAAGCAAATTGAACTCTTTGAAAAAATGCTTAACTTGGCCGAAAAACATGAACTTCCTATAATTGTCCATTCCAGAAAGGCAATGCAAGATACATATGACATCTTGAAAAAGCACAATGTAGTAGGATCCATGCATTCCTATCAAGGTTCCTGTGAAATGGCTGTGGAATTCATCAAATTAGGTTTCTATATAGGAGTTGGCGGAACAGTCACTTATAAAAACAACAAGAAAGCAAGAAAAATGCTGAATAAGATAGGCATTGGCCATGTGCTTCTTGAAACAGATTCACCATATTTACCTCCAGAAGAAAAAAGAGGGGAAATGAATACACCACTGAACATAAAATACGTCATTAAAAAAATAGCTGAAGAATTGGATATTGAAGAGTCTGAAGTTATTGAAATAACTGCAGAAAATGCAAAAAAGCTATTTGAAATCACCTGA
- a CDS encoding CPBP family intramembrane glutamic endopeptidase, with the protein MDFSVKDFNVRLRTIKLWEIIIAVVISFFLTGFVEGYFNISSAELEYVLFFCFMMVFFLIATYGTTGFNKNVNDLFKASSILRVLILAVSNMFVAIFIQTMFFPLDSLLNMVNSISLPLLDVVTGTTDPLIFIFEMFSAIIIAPISEELFFRGVLFNRLKIRKGFVFGLVVSSVIFGLCHLNYPDHISHVIYTCIMGMTLCILYSRTDNLLLNMVVHSAYNLLSYLLVYTPLQYLILGGEFSSLMGLLLISSLIFIPVYIIYFTYKMK; encoded by the coding sequence ATGGATTTTAGTGTTAAAGATTTCAATGTAAGACTGCGAACAATTAAACTTTGGGAAATAATCATTGCAGTAGTCATTTCTTTTTTCTTGACCGGATTTGTTGAGGGATATTTTAATATTTCTTCTGCAGAATTGGAATATGTCCTTTTCTTCTGCTTTATGATGGTATTCTTTTTGATTGCCACATATGGTACAACAGGATTCAATAAGAATGTTAATGACTTGTTTAAAGCCAGTAGCATTCTAAGGGTTTTGATTTTAGCCGTTTCAAACATGTTTGTGGCAATTTTCATTCAAACCATGTTCTTCCCTTTGGATTCCCTTTTAAATATGGTCAATTCAATTTCCCTGCCTTTATTGGATGTGGTTACTGGAACAACTGATCCATTGATTTTCATTTTTGAGATGTTTTCAGCAATTATCATTGCACCAATTTCTGAAGAGCTGTTCTTTAGGGGAGTTTTATTCAATAGACTGAAAATCAGGAAAGGGTTTGTCTTTGGTTTAGTTGTTTCTTCAGTCATTTTTGGATTGTGTCATTTGAATTACCCTGATCATATTTCACATGTTATCTATACTTGCATAATGGGAATGACTCTATGCATTTTGTATTCAAGAACAGACAATTTGCTGTTGAATATGGTTGTGCATTCTGCATATAATCTTTTATCATATCTCCTTGTGTACACTCCATTGCAATATTTGATTTTAGGTGGAGAATTCAGTTCATTAATGGGTTTGCTCCTTATTTCATCATTGATATTTATTCCAGTTTATATTATTTATTTCACTTATAAGATGAAATAA
- a CDS encoding preprotein translocase subunit Sec61beta, translating to MAKKDNKIGMPMSGAGLVRYFDDESVGPKIAPEIVIALSVILGIFCFILRFSV from the coding sequence ATGGCAAAAAAAGATAATAAAATCGGCATGCCTATGAGCGGGGCAGGTTTAGTAAGATATTTTGATGACGAAAGTGTAGGTCCAAAAATCGCTCCAGAAATAGTCATCGCACTTAGTGTAATTTTAGGAATCTTCTGTTTCATCTTAAGATTCTCTGTATAA
- a CDS encoding site-2 protease family protein: protein MFRFTGKEIRDLIISFIVIALGFTILYSNGDYSNIGLVFPIVMIGVGAGFIFHELGHKFVAMHYGYYAEYGLWPTGLIIALASSFFGFIFAAPGAVVIYSNGMEEKTNGIISIAGPIVNIILGLIFFLILVSLGDFAYTETGYLVGLTCVLGTRINFFLAAFNLLPIPPLDGSKVMAWSVPVWLITFAIAALLVLIFGGFL from the coding sequence ATGTTTAGATTTACAGGTAAAGAGATAAGAGATTTAATCATATCCTTTATAGTGATTGCTTTAGGATTTACCATTCTCTACTCCAATGGTGATTACAGCAATATAGGCTTGGTTTTCCCTATAGTTATGATTGGAGTGGGAGCAGGTTTCATTTTCCACGAATTAGGGCATAAATTTGTAGCAATGCATTATGGATATTATGCCGAATATGGGTTATGGCCTACAGGACTCATTATTGCATTGGCCAGTTCATTTTTCGGATTCATATTTGCAGCTCCTGGAGCAGTTGTTATTTATAGTAATGGTATGGAAGAGAAAACAAATGGTATCATTTCCATTGCAGGACCAATTGTAAATATCATTTTAGGTTTAATCTTCTTCCTTATTTTAGTATCTCTTGGGGATTTCGCATATACTGAAACTGGATATCTTGTCGGATTGACATGCGTTCTTGGTACAAGAATCAATTTCTTCTTGGCAGCTTTCAACCTATTGCCTATACCTCCTTTAGATGGTTCTAAAGTAATGGCTTGGAGTGTTCCTGTTTGGTTGATAACATTTGCAATCGCTGCACTTTTAGTTTTAATCTTCGGAGGATTTTTATAA
- a CDS encoding DUF4013 domain-containing protein, which produces MASITDVVKEGLKYPFNDGKKVLTLGIIFLVSSLVSLAMEYLVFDNMRILANLAPVDSVQAALSALPPSSLALIVLSWIVTFVLMVFASGYIYDVIKYGIEGRSELPEFSDIKGLLLKGLRAFVVGLAYSILPMILFFLGLMLTVNESVGTSVNAIGGIILLLAIIFAIFVSLVNVMALCNMVDKDEFAAAFRFKEILGLIKNLGWGRFIGILLFTVIAVMIITVFCGFIFGAIAGIVSMIVGSAFVMALINMILNSLLINPFVSIAISRVYGSIYKEATKTELETI; this is translated from the coding sequence ATGGCTAGTATTACTGATGTAGTTAAAGAAGGATTGAAATATCCTTTTAATGATGGAAAAAAGGTCTTGACTTTAGGTATCATATTCCTTGTTTCAAGTCTTGTCTCATTGGCAATGGAATATTTGGTCTTTGACAATATGAGGATTTTAGCGAACTTAGCTCCGGTTGATTCAGTTCAAGCAGCACTATCCGCTCTTCCTCCAAGCAGCTTGGCTTTGATTGTCTTGTCCTGGATTGTAACATTTGTATTGATGGTATTCGCTTCAGGATACATTTATGATGTTATTAAATATGGTATAGAAGGAAGATCTGAACTTCCAGAGTTCAGTGACATTAAAGGATTATTATTGAAAGGGCTTCGTGCATTCGTTGTTGGATTGGCATATTCCATTTTGCCTATGATTCTTTTCTTCCTTGGATTGATGTTAACTGTAAACGAATCTGTAGGCACTTCTGTAAATGCAATTGGTGGAATCATATTATTGCTTGCTATCATATTTGCTATATTCGTTTCTTTAGTGAATGTAATGGCATTATGCAATATGGTGGATAAGGATGAATTTGCTGCTGCATTCAGATTTAAGGAAATCTTGGGCTTAATCAAGAACTTAGGATGGGGAAGATTCATAGGAATTTTACTCTTCACTGTTATAGCAGTTATGATTATCACCGTATTCTGCGGATTCATATTCGGGGCTATTGCTGGAATTGTCAGCATGATTGTGGGCTCAGCATTTGTAATGGCTTTAATCAATATGATTCTTAACTCATTGCTTATCAATCCATTTGTCAGCATTGCAATCAGCAGAGTTTATGGATCAATTTACAAAGAAGCAACTAAAACTGAATTAGAAACTATCTAA
- a CDS encoding helix-turn-helix transcriptional regulator encodes MKTIIRYLRQEIKLSQQDLAESVGVTRQTINALENGRYNPSLLLAYKITRILNEATYGEDRDSYLSIEDVFKFSDDDFKN; translated from the coding sequence ATGAAAACAATTATAAGATATTTGAGGCAGGAGATTAAGTTAAGTCAACAGGATTTAGCGGAATCTGTTGGCGTAACTCGTCAAACAATCAATGCCTTGGAAAACGGACGGTATAATCCCTCTTTGCTTTTAGCATATAAAATAACAAGAATCTTGAATGAAGCCACTTATGGTGAAGATAGGGATTCCTATTTGAGCATAGAGGATGTTTTTAAATTTAGTGATGACGACTTTAAAAATTAA
- a CDS encoding CPBP family intramembrane glutamic endopeptidase encodes MDFNVTDFNVRLRTIRLREAVLAIAIGFILNVVLIGIFPSLGKNDNLMIMPLFIFVLLFFIWALRGTHGLSDDFSKLFERDNRREIFYIFLINLLFVFLIVAFFANFDILYGSVYPDMEPLLDFTPTPFDPISFILDVISSVILAPIIEELFFRGVLFNRLKIRTGIIAAMIISSALFAIGHEFGGITSAFLFGICMCIIYLKTDNILMTMSIHFLNNLVAVLLEVGNADAFLFQMPVAPITLLLSIVSGLLILVYIVEEMKRLRA; translated from the coding sequence ATGGACTTTAATGTTACTGACTTTAATGTAAGGCTTAGAACAATCAGGTTAAGGGAGGCAGTTTTAGCTATTGCAATAGGATTTATCTTAAATGTAGTTCTAATTGGAATATTTCCTTCATTAGGGAAAAATGATAATTTAATGATCATGCCTCTTTTCATTTTTGTTCTCTTGTTCTTCATTTGGGCCTTAAGAGGCACTCATGGCTTAAGTGATGACTTTTCAAAGCTTTTTGAAAGGGATAATCGTAGAGAGATATTCTATATATTCCTAATAAATCTTTTATTTGTATTCCTGATAGTGGCATTCTTTGCAAATTTTGACATACTTTACGGTTCAGTATATCCTGATATGGAGCCCTTGTTGGATTTCACTCCAACACCTTTTGATCCAATATCCTTCATTCTTGATGTGATTTCTTCAGTCATACTTGCACCTATTATTGAAGAATTGTTCTTTAGGGGAGTTTTATTCAACAGACTCAAAATAAGAACTGGCATAATAGCTGCTATGATCATATCTTCAGCCCTCTTTGCTATTGGACATGAATTCGGTGGAATAACCAGTGCATTTCTCTTTGGAATCTGCATGTGCATAATCTATTTAAAAACAGACAATATCCTTATGACAATGTCAATCCACTTCTTAAATAATCTGGTGGCTGTACTTCTTGAAGTTGGCAATGCAGACGCTTTCCTATTCCAAATGCCGGTTGCACCTATCACATTGTTGCTTTCTATAGTTTCAGGACTTTTAATATTAGTTTACATCGTTGAAGAGATGAAGCGATTAAGGGCTTAG